The following are from one region of the Bacteroidales bacterium genome:
- a CDS encoding arsenate reductase ArsC, with protein MKILILCTGNSCRSQIAHGFMESFDKQITVRSAGTEASGKLNEKAVAAMKEIGIDISHHTSDPVEKYLDEEWDYVITVCGGANENCPVFLGKVKNRLHIGFDDPSHITGTEEHIWSEFIRVRDEIKEAFYTLYN; from the coding sequence ATGAAAATACTGATCCTTTGCACCGGTAACTCCTGCCGCAGCCAGATAGCGCACGGTTTTATGGAGTCGTTTGATAAACAAATAACTGTGCGCTCTGCTGGAACCGAAGCCTCCGGAAAATTAAATGAAAAAGCAGTTGCTGCCATGAAAGAAATTGGCATTGACATCAGCCACCACACTTCCGATCCGGTTGAAAAATACCTGGATGAAGAATGGGATTATGTGATCACCGTTTGCGGCGGAGCCAATGAAAATTGTCCGGTTTTCTTAGGTAAAGTAAAGAACCGCCTTCATATTGGTTTTGATGACCCATCGCATATCACCGGAACCGAAGAACATATCTGGAGTGAGTTTATCCGCGTCAGAGATGAAATTAAAGAAGCTTTTTATACACTATATAATAA
- a CDS encoding winged helix-turn-helix transcriptional regulator, whose protein sequence is MTSTKTLLFDKGLREQARLFKALAHPARLAILLYLAETRTCITGDIADEIPLGRTTVNQHLKELRNADLIVGTTEGVKKNYCLNKGKIESLKILSDEFFDKIDLENPCCRLEIKKDENTDPLHR, encoded by the coding sequence ATGACATCAACAAAGACGCTGCTTTTCGATAAAGGGCTGCGTGAACAGGCAAGACTGTTCAAAGCACTGGCTCATCCTGCACGCTTAGCCATTCTTTTATATCTGGCTGAAACCAGGACCTGCATCACAGGCGATATCGCGGATGAAATCCCCCTTGGCCGTACAACTGTGAACCAGCACCTGAAAGAATTACGGAATGCGGATCTGATTGTTGGAACCACCGAAGGGGTTAAGAAGAACTATTGCCTTAACAAAGGGAAAATAGAATCGCTGAAAATCCTTTCCGATGAGTTCTTTGATAAAATAGATCTTGAAAATCCATGTTGCAGACTCGAAATAAAAAAAGATGAAAATACTGATCCTTTGCACCGGTAA
- a CDS encoding cation transporter has protein sequence MGNGHQHTPKISNLNRAFIIGIAINTLYVVIEFGAGLHYNSLALIADAGHNLTDVATLALALLAFRLSGVKTNSRFTYGYRKSTILVSLVNSVALFVVIGAILWESISRLNDPVVIEGIPVSIVAGIGIIINTVSALLFFRHKNSDLNVKGAYLHLMADALVSLGVVVSGLLIFFFQLYWLDLAISLVIVAVLVYSTWSLFRDSLFLSLDGVPRGISVENVVEKIKEVEGVTDIHHLHIWAMSTTQNALTTHIVIAKNTGSEKQSQIKNKVKHALEKLNIHHATLEFETKDDSCSDINSILE, from the coding sequence ATGGGAAACGGTCATCAACATACACCCAAAATTTCGAACCTGAACAGGGCCTTTATCATCGGGATTGCCATTAATACATTATATGTAGTAATCGAGTTTGGTGCCGGCCTGCATTACAATTCACTGGCATTGATTGCCGATGCTGGACATAACCTTACTGATGTGGCAACGCTGGCGCTGGCATTGCTTGCTTTCCGTCTGTCGGGGGTAAAGACCAATTCCAGGTTTACTTATGGTTACCGCAAATCAACCATTCTGGTTTCGCTGGTTAATTCGGTGGCGCTTTTTGTTGTAATAGGCGCGATTTTATGGGAAAGCATCAGTCGGTTAAATGATCCGGTGGTAATTGAAGGAATCCCAGTGTCTATAGTTGCCGGAATTGGTATCATCATCAATACTGTGTCGGCCTTGCTGTTTTTCAGGCACAAAAACAGTGACCTGAATGTAAAAGGGGCTTATCTGCACCTCATGGCAGATGCTCTTGTTTCTCTCGGCGTCGTCGTTTCCGGATTGTTGATTTTCTTTTTTCAACTTTACTGGCTCGATCTGGCCATTAGCCTGGTTATCGTTGCAGTTCTTGTTTATTCAACATGGAGTCTTTTCAGGGACAGCCTTTTTCTCTCGCTCGATGGGGTTCCCAGAGGCATTAGCGTGGAAAACGTCGTAGAAAAAATTAAAGAAGTTGAAGGTGTGACTGATATTCACCATCTGCACATTTGGGCAATGAGCACAACCCAGAATGCCCTTACAACCCATATTGTAATTGCTAAAAATACTGGTTCGGAAAAGCAAAGCCAGATAAAAAATAAGGTTAAGCATGCACTGGAAAAGCTAAATATTCATCATGCTACACTTGAATTTGAAACCAAAGACGACAGCTGTAGCGACATAAATTCAATTCTGGAATAA